From Toxorhynchites rutilus septentrionalis strain SRP chromosome 2, ASM2978413v1, whole genome shotgun sequence, a single genomic window includes:
- the LOC129769719 gene encoding checkpoint protein HUS1 — protein MKFRAIITNYVNMRELIDILTTFARINKFLVINIQPKKFIIQTETEVESGQCLWCEIDATSREGFFSDYVMDGVDQSHNQIFLTVTAISLVQALSYIRGNAVEYLKIKLAKATIACLAIEISGTCHIETDVVRPKVQHEVPVTVVPRSEWSNFELPLEMMYDLSMLLPSFKSLKGLIDKKKNISPAITVYCTLAGEFSLVVETSVVTVASHYKGLECARARTTDANSGDIREAACKVDSKKLANLLESIHFYDMKMFANIKNDQLLNIMFEMKDGVFLNLVLPAVDFE, from the coding sequence ATGAAGTTTCGTGCCATAATAACCAATTACGTGAACATGAGAGAGCTAATCGATATTCTGACAACATTCGCCCGCATCAACAAGTTCCTCGTGATCAACATCCAGCCGAAGAAGTTTATCATTCAAACGGAAACTGAGGTCGAATCCGGGCAGTGCCTTTGGTGCGAAATAGACGCAACAAGCAGGGAAGGCTTCTTCAGTGACTATGTGATGGATGGAGTGGACCAGTCCCACAACCAGATTTTTCTCACCGTTACCGCAATCAGTTTGGTTCAGGCATTGTCCTACATACGGGGAAATGCGGTCGAGTATTTAAAGATCAAACTGGCCAAGGCGACAATTGCGTGTTTGGCGATTGAGATAAGCGGGACGTGTCACATCGAGACCGATGTTGTACGTCCGAAGGTGCAGCACGAGGTACCCGTGACGGTGGTCCCCCGCAGTGAGTGGAGCAATTTCGAGCTGCCCCTGGAAATGATGTATGACCTATCGATGCTGCTGCCTTCGTTCAAATCGCTGAAGGGATTGATTGataagaagaaaaatatatcCCCCGCGATTACGGTGTACTGCACGTTGGCGGGCGAGTTCTCGCTTGTGGTGGAGACGAGCGTTGTTACGGTGGCAAGTCACTATAAAGGACTGGAGTGTGCCCGGGCGAGAACCACAGATGCAAACTCGGGGGATATCCGCGAAGCGGCCTGCAAGGTAGACTCGAAGAAGCTAGCGAATCTCCTGGAGAGTATTCACTTTTATGATATGAAAATGTTTGCGAACATCAAGAATGATCAGCTGCTTAATATTATGTTTGAAATGAAGGACGGGGTATTCCTGAACCTGGTGCTGCCGGCGGTTGATTTCGAATAA